A window of the Microbacterium sp. AZCO genome harbors these coding sequences:
- a CDS encoding PDZ domain-containing protein encodes MALFDENVTITPAPRRRMSRGTLAGVWALAVAMIILLVLTFLPTAYVIQRPGPVYNTLGTATSSDGDEVPLISVNGAETYKTAGTLDLLTVQVVGNRERTPSWFELATAWFDPTKAVLPIDAVFPAGQTSEQRNEESSAMMVDSQKEATAAALTQLGYDVQTRITVHSLTKDSAAEGILQEGDVIVEANGTAITSGDQLRELVQASGGEPVELVIERGGAQETVTVQPKETTVQGDTLWLLGITLLSDFDFPIDVTIQLNNVGGPSAGMMFALGIIDTLTPGELNGGKDVAGTGTISADGTVGPIGGIRQKLWGAVGAGAEWFLAPKSNCDEVVGHVPDGLRVFAVEDLDDSLKVLDAISSGGDLDALPTCTAG; translated from the coding sequence GTGGCGCTGTTCGACGAGAACGTCACCATCACGCCCGCCCCACGGCGCCGTATGAGCCGCGGCACGCTGGCGGGTGTCTGGGCGCTCGCGGTCGCGATGATCATCCTGCTGGTGCTCACGTTCCTGCCGACGGCCTACGTCATCCAGCGTCCCGGGCCGGTCTACAACACCCTCGGCACCGCCACCTCCTCCGACGGCGACGAGGTGCCGCTCATCTCGGTGAACGGCGCCGAGACCTACAAGACGGCCGGCACGCTCGATCTCCTCACGGTCCAGGTCGTCGGCAACCGCGAACGCACGCCGTCGTGGTTCGAGCTCGCGACCGCGTGGTTCGATCCGACCAAGGCCGTGCTGCCGATCGACGCCGTCTTCCCCGCGGGGCAGACGAGCGAGCAGCGCAACGAGGAGAGCTCGGCCATGATGGTCGACTCGCAGAAGGAGGCGACGGCCGCCGCCCTCACCCAGCTCGGCTACGACGTCCAGACGCGCATCACGGTGCATTCCCTCACGAAGGACTCGGCGGCCGAGGGCATCCTTCAGGAGGGCGACGTCATCGTCGAGGCGAACGGCACGGCGATCACGAGCGGCGATCAGCTGCGCGAGCTCGTGCAGGCATCCGGCGGCGAGCCCGTCGAGCTCGTCATCGAGCGCGGGGGAGCGCAGGAGACGGTGACAGTGCAGCCCAAGGAGACGACGGTGCAGGGCGACACCCTCTGGCTCCTCGGCATCACGCTCCTGAGCGACTTCGACTTCCCGATCGACGTGACGATTCAGCTGAACAACGTCGGCGGACCGTCGGCCGGCATGATGTTCGCGCTCGGGATCATCGACACCCTCACACCCGGAGAGCTCAACGGCGGGAAGGATGTCGCCGGCACGGGGACGATCTCCGCCGACGGCACGGTGGGGCCGATCGGCGGCATCCGTCAGAAGCTCTGGGGCGCGGTCGGTGCGGGCGCCGAGTGGTTCCTCGCTCCCAAGTCGAACTGCGACGAGGTCGTGGGCCATGTCCCGGACGGGCTGCGGGTCTTCGCCGTCGAGGATCTCGACGATTCGCTCAAGGTCCTCGATGCGATCAGCAGCGGAGGAGACCTCGACGCGCTGCCGACCTGCACCGCCGGCTGA
- a CDS encoding ATP-dependent helicase, which translates to MSDGALEGLDERQREAATTLRGPVVVLAGAGTGKTRVITRRIAHGVDTGAYSPSRVMAVTFTAKAAGEMRARLRAMGVEGVAARTFHAAALAQLNFFWPQLAGDQAPTIVDNKVRLLAHAADGVGLSPDVATLRDVASEIEWRKVTLRSIEAYADARPKGVGRLGVDQVVALQRSYEKLKDERRQLDFEDVLLACAGMLEAEPQIVHAVREQYRHFTVDEFQDVSPLQHRLLELWLGDRRDLCVVGDASQTIYSFAGADARFLLEFEHRHEGAKVVRLEKNHRSDAPILDVANALMRDRPGALVLTAARPAAVGAEPTVTGFDDDVAEARGVAARIRASLDAGVDPRRVAVLYRAHAQSVELLKALADVGIAASVLGGRRFWDIPEVRQGVMALRAAAVAPIETGFIDSVRDVLRNIGLSDEPPEAGGALRDAWEARAALLRLAEEAPPGTTLRSFSDDLVARAKVQDEPALRTVTLATLHAAKGLEWDHVHLVGMAEGLLPIGYATTFEQVDEERRLAYVGITRAARSLSLSWSPGLRGRAPSRFLKEIGSGTLRAGDASASSARPRRAASPRTSSAARSDAPLR; encoded by the coding sequence GTGAGCGACGGCGCGCTCGAAGGGCTCGACGAGCGTCAGCGCGAGGCCGCCACGACCCTTCGAGGTCCGGTCGTCGTGCTGGCCGGAGCGGGCACCGGCAAGACCCGCGTCATCACGCGCCGCATCGCGCACGGCGTCGACACGGGGGCGTACTCGCCCAGCCGCGTCATGGCCGTGACCTTCACCGCGAAGGCGGCGGGGGAGATGAGGGCGAGGCTCCGCGCGATGGGCGTGGAGGGAGTCGCCGCGCGCACCTTCCACGCGGCCGCACTCGCTCAGCTCAACTTCTTCTGGCCGCAGCTCGCGGGCGACCAGGCGCCGACCATCGTCGACAACAAGGTGCGCCTCCTCGCGCACGCCGCCGACGGGGTCGGCCTCTCACCCGACGTCGCGACGCTCCGCGATGTCGCGAGCGAGATCGAGTGGCGCAAGGTGACGCTGCGCAGCATCGAGGCCTACGCCGACGCGCGTCCGAAGGGCGTGGGCCGGCTCGGCGTGGACCAGGTCGTGGCTCTGCAGCGGTCGTACGAGAAGCTCAAGGACGAGCGGCGCCAGCTCGACTTCGAAGACGTTCTGCTCGCCTGCGCGGGGATGCTCGAGGCGGAGCCCCAGATCGTCCACGCCGTGCGGGAGCAGTACCGCCACTTCACCGTCGACGAGTTCCAGGACGTGTCTCCGCTGCAGCATCGACTGCTCGAGCTCTGGCTGGGCGATCGCCGCGACCTGTGCGTCGTCGGCGACGCGAGCCAGACGATCTACTCGTTCGCCGGCGCGGACGCCCGATTCCTCCTGGAGTTCGAGCACCGTCACGAAGGCGCCAAAGTCGTCCGGCTCGAGAAGAACCACCGGTCGGATGCCCCGATCCTCGACGTCGCGAATGCCCTCATGCGGGATCGTCCCGGCGCCCTCGTGCTCACGGCAGCGCGTCCCGCCGCCGTCGGAGCGGAGCCGACCGTGACCGGCTTCGACGACGACGTGGCCGAGGCGCGCGGCGTCGCGGCACGCATCCGGGCGTCCCTCGACGCCGGCGTCGATCCGCGCCGCGTGGCTGTGCTGTATCGCGCCCACGCCCAGTCGGTCGAGCTGCTCAAGGCGCTGGCCGACGTCGGCATCGCCGCGTCGGTGCTCGGCGGCCGGCGGTTCTGGGACATCCCCGAGGTCCGCCAGGGCGTCATGGCGCTCCGCGCGGCCGCGGTCGCGCCCATCGAGACGGGGTTCATCGACAGCGTGCGCGACGTGCTGCGCAACATCGGCCTGAGCGATGAGCCGCCGGAGGCCGGCGGTGCGCTGCGCGACGCGTGGGAGGCGCGGGCCGCCCTCCTGCGGCTCGCCGAGGAGGCACCGCCCGGGACGACCCTCCGCTCGTTCAGCGACGACCTCGTCGCGCGCGCCAAGGTCCAGGACGAACCCGCCCTCCGCACCGTCACGCTCGCGACGCTGCACGCGGCCAAGGGCCTCGAGTGGGACCACGTCCACCTCGTGGGGATGGCCGAAGGCCTGCTGCCGATCGGCTATGCGACGACCTTCGAGCAGGTCGACGAAGAGCGCCGGCTGGCCTACGTCGGGATCACGCGGGCCGCGCGAAGCCTCTCGCTGTCATGGTCGCCGGGACTTCGCGGGCGGGCGCCGTCGCGATTCCTGAAAGAGATCGGCAGCGGCACGCTGCGTGCGGGCGATGCGTCCGCGTCGTCGGCCCGGCCGCGGCGCGCAGCGTCACCGCGGACGTCGTCTGCCGCTCGGTCCGACGCGCCGCTTCGCTGA
- a CDS encoding UPF0182 family protein translates to MTTTSAPTPAAPSRTRRIIAITLAIIAALVVAFFVFANLYADWLWYDQLGFSSVLVRQWVARIVMFAVGFLGMAVPVWLAIQLAYRLRPVYARLSSQLDRYQEVVEPLRRLAMWGIPIFFGFFAGFAASAQWETTWLWFNGVQTKLKDPQFHLDTGFYLFAMPFYSTLLGFVSAVLLICLLMTAVVSYLYGSVRIGQRELRISKAARIQLAVIAGLYLLVQAASLWLDRYKTLIEPGDRIVGPGYVGTHAIIPGLTILSIVAVIVAVLFFVTAIIGRWRYPLIATALLIVSAIVLGVGYPWVLNTFQVRPNQLALEEQYYQRSIDMTKQAYGIDGLEKSDYAATTDAEPGQLRADAATTAQIRIMDPAIISPTVRQLEQYRSYYQFADPLDVDRYNIGGVSQDTVVSVRELDVSQLGNAASWQNTTLVYTHGYGLVAARGNDRTTDGNPVFIEQGIPVAGVLTDQENFEPRVYFGEDSPTYSIVGAPAGTAPIELDYPAGEDGATETKTTFEGNGGPSVGNVFNRLIYALKFQSEQILFSDYLNQDSQILYDRSPLDRVQKVAPYLELDKDPYPSIVDGRIVWIIDGYTTSDSYPYSTLVSLQQAIADANNETPRVALDNINYIRNSVKATVDAYDGHVTLYAWDESDPILQAWQKVYPSTLKPISQMSGDLMSHVRYPTDLFKAQRAMLGVYHVDDAQSFYQRDNAWKTPDDPQSPNFLQPPYYLTMQMPGQTAPTYSMFTSFIPAGDNTRNVLMGYLAVDSNAGDKDGVKASDYGKLRMLVIDASTSVPGPGQVQNTFDADPQVSAFINILRQGQSDVLNGNLLTLPVGGGLLYVQPVFVQSSGATKLPTLQKVLVSFGNKVAFEDTLNQALDQLFGGDSGADAGDGGVTPTTPATPEATPTPEATPTPNPSPSVPADEYQAALQQAQQAMLDRQAALAAGDWAAYGEADARLTAAVQKLIELGG, encoded by the coding sequence GTGACCACGACGTCTGCGCCGACTCCGGCCGCACCCTCCCGAACCCGTCGGATCATTGCGATCACCCTCGCGATCATCGCCGCCCTCGTCGTGGCGTTCTTCGTCTTCGCGAACCTGTACGCGGACTGGCTCTGGTACGACCAGCTCGGCTTCTCGTCGGTGCTCGTGCGCCAGTGGGTCGCGCGCATCGTGATGTTCGCGGTGGGCTTCCTCGGCATGGCCGTCCCCGTGTGGCTCGCGATCCAGCTGGCGTATCGTCTGCGCCCGGTCTACGCGCGCCTGAGCTCGCAGCTCGACCGCTACCAGGAGGTCGTCGAGCCGCTGCGTCGCCTCGCGATGTGGGGCATCCCGATCTTCTTCGGCTTCTTCGCGGGCTTCGCCGCCTCGGCGCAGTGGGAGACCACGTGGCTGTGGTTCAACGGCGTGCAGACGAAGCTGAAGGACCCGCAGTTCCACCTCGACACCGGCTTCTACCTGTTCGCGATGCCGTTCTACAGCACCCTCCTCGGGTTCGTGTCGGCGGTGCTGCTCATCTGCCTCCTGATGACGGCGGTCGTGTCGTACCTGTACGGCTCGGTGCGCATCGGGCAGCGCGAGCTCCGCATCTCGAAGGCGGCCCGCATCCAGCTCGCGGTCATCGCGGGGCTGTACCTGCTCGTGCAGGCGGCGAGCCTGTGGCTCGACCGGTACAAGACGCTCATCGAGCCCGGCGACCGCATCGTCGGTCCCGGCTACGTCGGCACCCACGCCATCATCCCCGGCCTCACGATCCTCTCGATCGTCGCCGTGATCGTCGCGGTGCTCTTCTTCGTGACGGCGATCATCGGCCGGTGGCGCTACCCGCTCATCGCGACGGCGCTCCTCATCGTCTCCGCCATCGTGCTGGGCGTCGGCTACCCCTGGGTGCTCAACACCTTCCAGGTGCGCCCCAACCAGCTCGCGCTGGAGGAGCAGTACTACCAGCGCAGCATCGACATGACGAAGCAGGCGTACGGCATCGACGGTCTCGAGAAGAGCGACTATGCCGCGACGACGGATGCCGAGCCCGGCCAGCTGCGCGCCGATGCGGCCACGACCGCCCAGATCCGCATCATGGACCCGGCCATCATCAGCCCCACGGTGCGCCAGCTCGAGCAGTACCGCTCGTACTACCAGTTCGCCGATCCGCTCGATGTCGACCGGTACAACATCGGGGGTGTCTCGCAGGACACCGTCGTGTCCGTGCGCGAGCTCGACGTGAGCCAGCTCGGCAACGCGGCGTCGTGGCAGAACACGACCCTCGTCTACACGCACGGCTACGGCCTCGTCGCGGCGAGGGGCAACGATCGCACGACGGACGGCAACCCCGTCTTCATCGAGCAGGGCATTCCGGTCGCCGGCGTGCTGACCGACCAGGAGAACTTCGAGCCCCGCGTCTACTTCGGTGAGGACTCGCCGACGTACTCCATCGTCGGTGCACCGGCGGGGACGGCACCCATCGAGCTCGACTACCCGGCGGGCGAGGACGGCGCGACCGAGACGAAGACGACGTTCGAGGGCAACGGCGGGCCGAGCGTCGGCAACGTCTTCAACCGCCTGATCTACGCCCTGAAGTTCCAGTCGGAGCAGATCCTCTTCTCCGACTACCTCAACCAGGACTCGCAGATCCTCTACGATCGCAGCCCGCTGGATCGTGTGCAGAAGGTCGCGCCCTACCTCGAGCTCGACAAGGACCCGTACCCGAGCATCGTCGACGGGCGGATCGTCTGGATCATCGACGGCTACACCACGAGCGACAGCTACCCGTACTCGACACTCGTGAGCCTGCAGCAGGCGATCGCGGATGCGAACAACGAGACGCCCCGCGTCGCGCTCGACAACATCAACTACATCCGCAACTCGGTCAAGGCGACCGTCGACGCGTACGACGGCCACGTCACGCTCTACGCCTGGGACGAGAGCGATCCGATCCTGCAGGCGTGGCAGAAGGTCTACCCCTCGACGCTCAAGCCGATCTCGCAGATGTCGGGCGACCTCATGAGCCACGTGCGGTACCCGACCGACCTGTTCAAGGCGCAGCGCGCCATGCTCGGCGTCTACCACGTCGATGACGCGCAGTCGTTCTACCAGCGCGACAACGCGTGGAAGACGCCGGACGACCCGCAGAGCCCCAACTTCCTGCAGCCGCCGTACTACCTGACGATGCAGATGCCGGGACAGACGGCGCCCACGTACTCGATGTTCACGAGCTTCATCCCCGCAGGCGACAACACCCGGAACGTCCTCATGGGCTATCTCGCGGTCGACTCGAACGCCGGTGACAAGGACGGCGTGAAAGCCTCCGACTACGGCAAGCTCAGGATGCTCGTCATCGACGCGTCCACGAGCGTCCCCGGCCCCGGTCAGGTGCAGAACACCTTCGACGCCGATCCGCAGGTGTCTGCGTTCATCAACATCCTGAGACAGGGCCAGTCGGACGTCCTGAACGGCAACCTCCTGACGCTCCCCGTCGGCGGCGGTCTGCTCTACGTGCAGCCGGTGTTCGTCCAGTCCTCGGGTGCGACCAAGCTTCCGACGCTGCAGAAGGTGCTCGTCTCGTTCGGCAACAAGGTCGCGTTCGAAGACACCCTGAACCAGGCGCTCGACCAGCTGTTCGGCGGCGATTCGGGAGCGGATGCCGGTGACGGCGGGGTGACCCCGACGACGCCCGCCACTCCCGAGGCGACGCCGACGCCGGAGGCCACGCCGACCCCCAACCCGTCGCCGAGCGTGCCCGCTGACGAGTACCAGGCGGCGCTGCAGCAGGCGCAGCAGGCCATGCTGGATCGCCAGGCGGCACTCGCCGCGGGCGACTGGGCCGCCTACGGCGAGGCCGACGCCCGTCTGACGGCCGCGGTGCAGAAGCTCATCGAGCTGGGCGGCTGA
- a CDS encoding zinc-dependent metalloprotease — MADDDRSPEEEFQELIRQLFGGGADGIDPEQLSRLTGLGIDPAMMQTVMRHLQGAFEGDGEISWDLAQRQALHIANQDGLGVTSGQRTDLDQAFALATLWLSEATTISELAQPPRALTRGGWVEATLPVWQELAEPVATSIADALTKALSEQAPDDMQNLVQGAGRLMRSVGGSLFATQLGQVVGRLSLEVVSGGDVGIPIMPDGEAAILPQNFADFGRDLEIPDDQLALYIATRELAHARLFRHARWLRLHVISQVTDFARGIHVDTEALEDLASRFDPSEPEELRSALESGALLPARSEAQTAALTRLENLLATIEGWVDVVTAEATSRLPTAERIAEAVRRRRAVGGPAEQALGSLVGLELRPRRMREAAAMWRAVTDAVGVAARDSLWDYPDLMPTSEDIDDPAALVARLEARARGEEPARDAFDDALEQLLRGDAPTGDGDAAQSGDAAAGGGDAAAGDAGASADTAESDDAPEDGAPGDERPV; from the coding sequence GTGGCAGACGACGACCGCAGTCCCGAAGAGGAGTTCCAAGAGCTCATCAGACAGCTCTTCGGAGGCGGAGCCGACGGCATCGACCCCGAGCAGCTCTCGCGGCTGACCGGGCTCGGCATCGACCCGGCGATGATGCAGACCGTGATGCGCCACCTCCAGGGCGCCTTCGAGGGCGACGGCGAGATCTCGTGGGATCTCGCGCAGCGCCAGGCGCTGCACATCGCCAACCAGGACGGTCTCGGCGTCACGTCGGGCCAGCGCACCGACCTCGACCAGGCCTTCGCGCTCGCCACCCTGTGGCTCAGCGAGGCGACCACGATCTCGGAGCTCGCGCAGCCCCCGCGCGCGCTCACACGCGGCGGCTGGGTCGAGGCGACGCTGCCCGTCTGGCAGGAGCTCGCCGAGCCCGTCGCGACGAGCATCGCGGACGCCCTCACCAAGGCGCTGAGCGAGCAGGCCCCCGACGACATGCAGAACCTCGTGCAGGGCGCCGGACGGCTCATGCGCAGCGTCGGCGGATCGCTGTTCGCGACGCAGCTCGGGCAGGTCGTCGGCCGGCTCTCGCTCGAGGTCGTCTCGGGCGGGGATGTCGGCATCCCGATCATGCCCGACGGCGAGGCCGCGATCCTCCCGCAGAACTTCGCCGACTTCGGTCGCGACCTCGAGATCCCCGACGACCAGCTCGCCCTGTACATCGCGACGCGCGAGCTCGCGCACGCGCGTCTGTTCCGGCACGCGCGGTGGCTGCGGCTGCACGTCATCTCGCAGGTGACCGACTTCGCCCGAGGCATCCACGTCGACACGGAGGCGCTCGAAGACCTCGCGTCGCGGTTCGACCCCTCCGAGCCCGAGGAGCTGCGCTCCGCGCTCGAGAGCGGAGCGCTGCTCCCCGCACGCTCCGAAGCGCAGACCGCCGCCCTGACGCGGCTCGAGAACCTCCTCGCGACGATCGAGGGCTGGGTCGACGTCGTCACGGCGGAGGCGACCTCGCGGCTCCCGACCGCCGAGCGGATCGCGGAGGCCGTCCGCCGTCGGCGCGCCGTCGGCGGCCCTGCCGAGCAGGCCCTGGGCTCGCTCGTCGGACTCGAGCTGCGCCCGCGCCGCATGCGCGAGGCCGCCGCGATGTGGCGCGCCGTGACCGACGCCGTCGGCGTCGCGGCCCGCGATTCTCTGTGGGACTACCCCGACCTCATGCCGACCTCGGAGGACATCGACGATCCGGCGGCGCTCGTGGCACGTCTCGAGGCCCGCGCGCGCGGCGAGGAGCCCGCGCGCGATGCGTTCGACGATGCGCTCGAGCAGCTGCTGCGGGGGGACGCCCCGACGGGCGACGGCGATGCGGCCCAGTCTGGCGATGCGGCGGCCGGCGGCGGAGACGCGGCGGCCGGCGATGCCGGGGCCTCCGCCGATACGGCGGAGTCGGACGACGCGCCCGAGGATGGCGCGCCCGGCGACGAGCGCCCCGTCTGA
- a CDS encoding lycopene cyclase domain-containing protein, protein MTYGLLILPFALATIAVTLATIPRPGFGRRMLSSALAAVVLIVLTAVFDNVMIAAGLFTYPVDQISGLRVGLAPLEDFAYPLCAAFLVPAVFVLLPARKAA, encoded by the coding sequence ATGACGTACGGACTGCTCATCCTGCCGTTCGCGCTCGCGACGATCGCCGTGACGCTGGCGACGATCCCCCGTCCCGGCTTCGGCAGGCGGATGCTCTCCTCGGCACTCGCCGCCGTCGTGCTCATCGTCCTCACCGCCGTGTTCGACAACGTCATGATCGCGGCGGGCCTGTTCACCTATCCTGTGGACCAGATCAGCGGGCTCCGCGTCGGACTCGCACCCCTCGAGGACTTCGCCTACCCGCTCTGCGCGGCGTTCCTCGTGCCCGCGGTCTTCGTCCTGCTTCCCGCGAGAAAGGCCGCATGA
- a CDS encoding prenyltransferase, which translates to MSATEPLRAGTVARQLFVASRPVSWINTAYPFAAAYLLATREIDAALVVGTLFFLVPYNLAMYGINDVFDYESDLRNPRKGGAHGAVLDRRMHAVTLWAAGLSCLPFVVYLVIVGSPLSWLVLAASLFFVVFYSAPPLRLKERPFADSVTSSIHFFSPAVYGLVLAGAVWTWQLVAIIVAFALWGVASHAFGAVQDVVADREAGISSIATARGARWTVWFALACYAAAGLVMLTSAWPGPLAALLALPYLATVWPFRAITDETADAATRGWDRFLWLNQLTGFGVTLLLIWYWFLTS; encoded by the coding sequence ATGAGCGCGACCGAGCCCCTCCGCGCCGGCACCGTCGCGCGGCAGCTGTTCGTGGCATCCCGCCCGGTCAGCTGGATCAACACGGCGTATCCCTTCGCCGCCGCGTACCTCCTCGCCACACGCGAGATCGACGCCGCGCTGGTCGTCGGCACGCTCTTCTTCCTCGTGCCCTACAACCTCGCGATGTACGGGATCAACGACGTGTTCGACTACGAATCCGACCTGCGCAATCCCCGCAAGGGCGGTGCGCACGGCGCGGTGCTCGACCGGCGGATGCACGCCGTCACGCTGTGGGCGGCGGGCCTGTCGTGCCTGCCGTTCGTCGTCTACCTCGTGATCGTCGGGTCGCCCCTGTCGTGGCTCGTGCTGGCGGCGAGCCTCTTCTTCGTCGTGTTCTACAGCGCACCGCCGCTGCGGCTCAAAGAGAGGCCGTTCGCGGACTCCGTGACGAGCAGCATCCACTTCTTCTCCCCCGCCGTCTACGGCCTCGTGCTGGCCGGGGCCGTCTGGACGTGGCAGCTCGTCGCGATCATCGTGGCCTTCGCGCTCTGGGGTGTCGCGTCGCACGCCTTCGGCGCAGTGCAGGACGTCGTGGCCGACCGCGAAGCGGGCATCTCGTCCATCGCCACGGCACGCGGTGCGCGGTGGACGGTCTGGTTCGCGCTGGCCTGCTACGCCGCCGCAGGGCTCGTCATGCTGACATCCGCGTGGCCCGGGCCCCTCGCGGCGCTCCTCGCGCTGCCCTATCTCGCCACGGTCTGGCCGTTCCGCGCCATCACGGACGAGACGGCGGATGCCGCGACCCGCGGGTGGGACCGATTCCTGTGGCTCAACCAGCTGACGGGGTTCGGAGTCACGCTGCTGCTGATCTGGTACTGGTTCCTCACGAGCTGA
- the nudC gene encoding NAD(+) diphosphatase yields MTTPEGFRSGLAGPGIDRAADERSIEGLVEGLRADASTRVLVIHGDAAPLAATAESGHSALHFAAPSDVPDDAVWAFLGRDASGRPVLVAALSQDAEQPFAAPGGWAGLRVIGGELGTAHAGAFVEALSLGRWLVDSPFCPACGSLTELRNAGWSRRCPVCGREHFPRTDPAVIVAITSDRDPDRLLLGSNALWGANRYSCFAGFAEAGESLESTVVREVREECGVEVHDVRYRGSQAWPYPRSLMVGFLAAAIDDEAAEADGDEIAAVRWFTRDEIGAALAGHGDVLLPGRASIAHRLIADWHAGAA; encoded by the coding sequence ATGACGACGCCCGAGGGGTTCCGCTCCGGGTTGGCCGGCCCTGGCATCGACCGTGCCGCGGACGAGCGCTCGATCGAGGGTCTCGTCGAGGGTCTCCGGGCGGATGCCTCCACCCGCGTGCTCGTCATCCACGGCGACGCCGCACCCCTCGCCGCGACGGCGGAGTCGGGGCATTCCGCCCTGCACTTCGCGGCGCCCTCCGACGTTCCCGACGACGCCGTGTGGGCCTTCCTCGGGCGGGATGCGTCGGGTCGCCCCGTCCTCGTCGCGGCGCTGTCGCAGGACGCGGAGCAGCCCTTCGCGGCTCCCGGCGGCTGGGCCGGGCTGCGGGTCATCGGCGGAGAACTCGGCACGGCCCATGCCGGTGCGTTCGTCGAGGCGCTCAGCCTGGGCCGCTGGCTCGTCGATTCGCCGTTCTGCCCCGCGTGCGGATCGCTCACGGAGCTCAGGAACGCGGGCTGGTCGCGGCGCTGTCCGGTGTGCGGCCGCGAGCACTTCCCGCGCACCGACCCGGCGGTCATCGTCGCCATCACGAGCGACCGCGACCCCGACCGGCTGTTGCTCGGCTCTAACGCCCTGTGGGGCGCCAACCGCTATTCGTGCTTCGCGGGCTTCGCGGAGGCGGGAGAGTCGCTCGAGTCCACCGTCGTGCGCGAGGTGCGCGAGGAGTGCGGGGTCGAGGTGCACGACGTGAGGTACCGGGGATCGCAGGCGTGGCCGTACCCGCGCTCCCTCATGGTCGGCTTCCTCGCGGCGGCCATCGACGACGAGGCGGCGGAGGCCGACGGCGACGAGATCGCGGCGGTCCGCTGGTTCACCCGCGACGAGATCGGAGCGGCCCTCGCCGGCCACGGCGACGTGCTCCTTCCCGGCCGCGCGTCGATCGCGCATCGCCTCATCGCGGACTGGCACGCGGGGGCCGCGTGA